Proteins from a genomic interval of Rattus norvegicus strain BN/NHsdMcwi chromosome 2, GRCr8, whole genome shotgun sequence:
- the Dda1-ps1 gene encoding DET1- and DDB1-associated protein 1-like: MNSETDRDILVKGLEGVTVKIQFKYWLKKHSGCAATVARAADFLKGLPVYNKSNFSKFHEDSVCKASNRRPSVYLPTGEYPSEQITMTEKRNILLRYLHQQWDKKNAAKKRDQEQVEAEGESSAPPRKVAGTDSPDMPEDT, translated from the exons ATGAACTCTGAGACAGATAGAGATATCTTGGTCAAAGGCTTAGAAGGTGTCACAGTAAAAATACAGTTTAAATACTGGCTTAAGAAGCACA GTGGCTGTGCAGCGACGGTGGCCCGGGCAGCAGACTTTCTGAAAGGCTTGCCCGTCTACAACAAGAGCAACTTCAGCAAGTTCCACGAGGACTCCGTGTGCAAGGCCTCGAACCGCCGTCCCTCAGTATACCTGCCGACCGGAGAATACCCGTCAGAGCAGATCACCATGACAGAAAAGAGGAACATCCTACTGCGGTACCTGCACCAGCAATGGGACAAAAAGAACGCCGCCAAGAAGAGAGACCAAGAGCAGGTGGAGGCGGAGGGCGAGAGCTCAGCGCCACCCCGTAAGGTGGCCGGGACTGACAGCCCCGACATGCCCGAGGACACCTAG